The genomic interval GGCATGGACGCAACATATCGCGTCTCTATGAAAACACGATATATCGCGGCCCTGGGAAGTCAAGGGCGGAGGCGTGGACGGGCGGGCCTTACGCGTCAAACACGGGCAAATTGCCCTAGCGTAAAGGCATGAACGCGACACCCCGACCCGGCCACGGACCCGGCCCCGGACCCGTAGGAGCGCTCCTGCTCTGCCGGGCCGACACCGACGCCGTCCGCCCCGCCGCACATCTGCTGCGCGAACGGCTGCTGCTGGCCCCGGCGGCCGGGACCGGTGAGCGGTGGAGCGTGCTGGTGCCCGAGGGCAAGCCGTGGCTGGACGACGGTGAAGCCGTCGACGGGGTGATCGCGGGCTGGGCCACGGCGCTTGCCGTCGGCGTCAACTGGCCCGTTCTGGCCCTGTGGTGGGACGCCGACCGGACCGGTTTCACCCTGGCTTCGGGCTTCCGGCGCCATGTGGGTTACGTATGGCTCGCGGACGGGACACCGGTCGGCGAGGACGAGGCGATGCGTACGTTCGCGGCGCGGCTCGGCCTCGATCCCGTACTCGACATGGAGGCCCTGGAACCGCTCACCCGCCCCGACCCCGACGCGGACGGCCGGGCCCGCCTGCTCGGGCTGCTGGCGGTCCTGTCCCGCTCGGGCCTCACCCTGCCCGGGGGCCTCGCCCCCGGCGAACCCGCCGACCGGCTGCGCGAGGCGGCACGCGTGCTGCCCGGTGCGGAGACGGTCGAGTGGCCGGGCTGGCGCGACGCGGTCCGCGCGGAGCTCGACGTGGTCGACGCCGGCCCCTTCGGTCCCTGGGTCCGTGGCCCCAAGGCCCGCCTCCTCGGCAGGGCCCAGCTGGCGTTGGGCGTACCGCTGGCGTTGTGGGGCCTGTGGCGGCGCAGCGGCGGCTGGGCGTTCGCGGGCGGCGTGCTGATGGCGCAGGGTGCGCTGGGTCTGGCGTACGACCGCTTGCGGGCACGGGACTGACCGCCGGTACCGGCGGGTTGCCTGCCTACCGGCCGACGGTCGTCACTCCTCGTCGTCCTCGTCGTCCAGGCGGGCCAGCCAGGTGGCAAGGCGCTCGACCGGGACCTCGAAGTCCGGGTTGAGGTCGACGAACGTACGCAGCTGCTCGGCGAGCCACTCGAAGGTGACCTCCTCCTCGCCGCGTCTCTTCTCCAGTTCCTCGATGCCACGGTCAGTGAAGTACATGAAAATCAGGATAGACGGCGGCCGCACACGTCCTGAAGCGTCCCTTTCGTGGGGCTCGCCCGCAACCGCGCAGGCCAGTAACCTCGTCAAAGCTCAAAAGTGCTTGCACGCAAGCCAGTTGCAACGAACACGGGGGGCGTCATGGCCGCGCAACTGCGTCAGATCGAACTGCCCGGGGGATCCGTCGTCATGGCTCGGATCACACCGGCAGGCTACGACGGCGAGGACCAGGACATCGGTGTCATGGACCGGGCCGTGGCCAAGGTGGAGCAGCTCAACGAGCTGATCGTCGGCGTCGGCTCGGCGGTCCTCGACGCGGCCGCCGCCGTCCGCCCGGACGAGGCGAGCATCGCCTTCGGGGTCGAGCTGTCGGCCAGGACCGGTGGCGTACTCGCCGTACTCGCCGAGGGTGAGGCGAAGGCATCCGTCCAGGTCACGCTCACCTGGCAGCTCAACGGAGCCGACCCGGCGCCCAGCGCGGATGCCTGAGACGAGCACGCGCCTGGCCCAGCTCACCTGGGCCGCCACCGTCCACTTCACCGCCGACCTTCCCGGCGTACCGCCCGTGTGGGGCAGTGGCTTCTTCGTCGCGCCCGGGTGGCTGCTCACCTGTGCGCACGTACTGCGCGGGAAAGTGCGAAGCGGCTCGGACAAGGCATTTCTCGTGCGCGGCGACGGGTTCAACGGCGGGGCGCCGGCCCGGGCCCGGCTGGTCGAGTCGCTGTACGACCTCGATGCCGAGGGGCGGATTCCGGAGGCCAGGGACCTCGCCCTGGTCCGGCTGCTTGACGAGGACATCGGCCACGAGTGCGTCTGGCTCGCGGACTGGTCCGAGCAGCCCGCGGGCAACGCCCGCGTCGTCCACGGGTACATCCCCGAAGGGCCGGAGGGAACGGGGCGCGGCAAGTCCTGGTCGGGCACGGCCGACGTCGATGTGCACGAGGGCGACTACGGGCGCCGGTTCGAGGAGGACATCCGGTTCCTGCCCGGTCTCTCCGGCGGCCCGGTGCTCGACCCCGCGGGCGGCGCGGTGGTAGGCGTCATGAAGGCCCGCCGCGAGACCGGTCCCGGTGGTCTCGCCATCGCCATTCACGCGCTGCGGGGTTTCCAGGAGCGGTACCAGGAGGTCATGAAGGCCCACGACACCTGGCATCACGCGCAGGGCAAGCACGCGCACGGCACAGGGGACGACTGGATCGCCG from Streptomyces spiramyceticus carries:
- a CDS encoding CU044_2847 family protein, with the protein product MAAQLRQIELPGGSVVMARITPAGYDGEDQDIGVMDRAVAKVEQLNELIVGVGSAVLDAAAAVRPDEASIAFGVELSARTGGVLAVLAEGEAKASVQVTLTWQLNGADPAPSADA
- a CDS encoding DUF6104 family protein, with the protein product MYFTDRGIEELEKRRGEEEVTFEWLAEQLRTFVDLNPDFEVPVERLATWLARLDDEDDEE